One stretch of Comamonas testosteroni DNA includes these proteins:
- a CDS encoding choice-of-anchor I family protein has product MTSAQTLRQHLLISLIAAAALTACGGDDNNTNSTTPTPAPVPEGPAPAPEPEKTPVSLLLEKIGSYQSGIFLQSAAEITAFDPVTKRGFVVNAQKGALDVLDMSNPAAPRMLASLDATKLSLGAGASINSVAVHGGLVAAAVQASVKTDKGMVVIYDADKLGVIAEVPVGALPDMLTFTPDGKTILVANEGEPSDDYQIDPEGSISVIDVSTPAKPVARTADFKAFNSQKAQLLAKGVRIFGPTADGQGTAAVANDLEPEYIAVAPDGKTAWVTLQENNALAIVDIASATVNEVVALGYKDHGAVGNELDFADSDGKSPVIDITRAPNVYGMFQPDSIAAYKAADGATYLVTANEGDARAWGEGNKSYFGTAADKTSGTPAAAGDVTKGFVEEWRIKHLVHKDGFLRRAGDDLPAHLARLASGAYLSGANFAWCGAVGTDPKTCRDDDKLGRLKVTWTMGYQTDSSGNPVKDGKGYLTYDRLYAYGGRSISIWDAKGKQVWDSGAAIEKFIASPECKLGAKRDIACAAYFNTGHDETARLDARSSAKGPEPEGLTVGQIGTKTFVFVGLERMGGILVFDITDPKAPKQIDYLNTRENWSAGFDSKSALAGTALSDVGDLGPEGLHFISAAKSPNGKPLLMVGNEVSGTTAIYQLNLQY; this is encoded by the coding sequence ATGACATCTGCACAGACCTTGCGCCAACATCTTCTGATTTCCCTGATTGCAGCCGCTGCCCTAACCGCCTGCGGTGGTGACGACAACAACACGAACAGCACCACCCCAACACCTGCTCCGGTTCCTGAAGGCCCGGCACCGGCTCCCGAGCCCGAGAAGACGCCTGTCTCGCTCCTGCTCGAAAAAATCGGCAGCTATCAGTCGGGCATTTTTTTGCAGAGCGCCGCCGAAATTACGGCTTTCGATCCCGTCACCAAGCGCGGCTTTGTGGTCAACGCCCAGAAAGGTGCGCTGGATGTGCTGGACATGAGCAACCCCGCCGCACCGCGCATGCTCGCCAGTCTGGATGCCACCAAGCTCTCGCTGGGTGCAGGGGCCTCCATCAACAGCGTGGCCGTGCATGGCGGCCTGGTGGCCGCAGCCGTGCAGGCATCGGTCAAGACGGACAAGGGCATGGTTGTCATCTATGACGCCGACAAGCTCGGCGTGATCGCAGAAGTGCCCGTGGGCGCCCTGCCCGATATGTTGACCTTCACCCCCGACGGCAAGACCATTCTGGTCGCCAACGAGGGCGAGCCCAGCGATGACTACCAGATCGACCCCGAAGGCTCGATCAGCGTGATCGACGTGAGCACGCCCGCCAAGCCTGTGGCTCGCACTGCCGACTTCAAGGCCTTCAACAGCCAGAAGGCCCAGTTGCTGGCCAAGGGCGTGCGCATCTTCGGCCCGACCGCAGACGGCCAGGGAACGGCCGCCGTGGCCAACGACCTGGAGCCCGAATACATCGCCGTGGCCCCCGATGGCAAGACGGCCTGGGTGACACTGCAGGAAAACAATGCGCTGGCCATCGTGGACATTGCCAGCGCCACCGTGAACGAGGTGGTGGCTCTGGGCTACAAGGATCATGGCGCTGTTGGCAACGAGCTGGACTTCGCCGACAGTGACGGCAAGAGCCCGGTCATCGACATCACCCGGGCCCCCAACGTCTACGGCATGTTCCAGCCGGACTCCATCGCCGCCTACAAGGCCGCAGACGGTGCAACCTATCTGGTCACGGCCAACGAAGGCGATGCACGTGCCTGGGGTGAAGGCAACAAAAGCTATTTCGGCACCGCCGCCGACAAAACAAGCGGCACCCCGGCTGCGGCAGGCGATGTGACCAAGGGCTTTGTGGAAGAGTGGCGCATCAAGCATCTGGTGCACAAGGACGGCTTTCTGCGCCGTGCGGGCGACGACCTGCCCGCTCATCTGGCCAGGCTGGCCAGCGGCGCCTATCTGAGTGGCGCCAACTTTGCCTGGTGCGGCGCAGTCGGCACAGACCCCAAGACCTGCCGCGACGACGACAAACTGGGCCGCCTCAAGGTCACCTGGACCATGGGCTACCAGACCGACAGCAGCGGCAACCCCGTCAAGGATGGCAAGGGATATCTGACCTATGACAGGCTATACGCCTATGGAGGTCGCTCCATCTCCATCTGGGATGCCAAGGGCAAGCAGGTCTGGGACTCTGGCGCTGCCATCGAAAAATTCATCGCCAGCCCCGAATGCAAGCTGGGCGCCAAACGTGACATTGCCTGCGCCGCCTACTTCAACACCGGTCATGACGAAACGGCCAGGCTCGATGCGCGCAGCAGCGCCAAGGGTCCCGAGCCCGAAGGCCTGACCGTGGGCCAGATCGGCACCAAGACCTTTGTCTTTGTGGGCCTGGAACGCATGGGCGGCATTCTGGTGTTCGACATCACCGACCCCAAGGCACCCAAGCAGATCGACTATCTGAACACTCGCGAGAACTGGAGCGCCGGCTTTGACAGCAAGTCCGCGCTGGCAGGCACCGCACTCAGCGATGTGGGCGATCTGGGCCCCGAAGGCCTGCACTTCATTTCCGCGGCCAAGTCACCCAACGGCAAGCCCCTGCTGATGGTGGGCAACGAGGTCAGCGGAACCACAGCCATCTACCAGCTCAATCTGCAGTATTGA
- a CDS encoding putative selenate ABC transporter substrate-binding protein, which translates to MTHSFARRQALRGLAVAALASSLLSVAHADTPAVLRVSAIPDEAPTELQRKFKPLGEYLSQATGMKVVFTPVSDYAAVVESLATRKLDLAWLGGFTYVQAKIRTNGTAIPIVQRAEDAVFTSKFITADPAIKTLADLKGKTFAFGAPSSTSGSLMPRFFLQQDGLNPEKDFKTVAYSGAHDATVAFVAAGKAEAGVLNTSVWDKLVESKKVDTSKVRVFATTPTYFDYNWTVRGDLDPAIVKKLTAAFLALDPSKPEHKAIMDLQRASKFIATGSKNYDGIEAAAKSAGLLK; encoded by the coding sequence ATGACGCACTCTTTCGCTCGCCGCCAGGCGCTGCGCGGCTTGGCCGTGGCAGCTCTCGCCTCCTCCTTGCTGTCCGTAGCGCATGCAGACACCCCCGCGGTGCTGCGCGTCTCGGCCATTCCCGACGAGGCACCGACCGAGCTGCAGCGCAAGTTCAAGCCCCTGGGCGAATACCTCTCGCAAGCCACCGGCATGAAGGTGGTGTTCACCCCCGTCTCCGACTACGCGGCCGTGGTCGAGTCTCTGGCCACCCGCAAGCTGGATCTGGCCTGGCTGGGCGGCTTCACCTATGTGCAGGCCAAGATTCGCACCAACGGCACGGCCATCCCCATCGTGCAGCGGGCCGAGGATGCGGTCTTCACCAGCAAGTTCATCACGGCCGACCCCGCCATCAAGACGCTGGCCGACCTCAAGGGCAAGACCTTTGCCTTTGGCGCCCCCTCCTCCACTTCGGGCAGCCTGATGCCGCGCTTCTTTCTGCAGCAGGACGGCCTGAACCCCGAAAAAGACTTCAAGACCGTGGCCTACTCGGGCGCGCATGACGCCACCGTGGCCTTTGTAGCCGCAGGCAAGGCCGAGGCCGGCGTGCTCAACACTTCGGTGTGGGACAAGCTGGTCGAATCCAAGAAGGTGGACACCAGCAAGGTACGCGTGTTCGCCACGACGCCCACCTACTTTGACTACAACTGGACAGTGCGCGGCGACCTGGACCCGGCCATCGTCAAGAAGCTGACCGCTGCCTTCCTGGCACTGGACCCCAGCAAGCCAGAGCACAAGGCCATCATGGACCTGCAGCGCGCCTCCAAGTTCATCGCCACCGGCTCCAAGAACTACGACGGCATCGAAGCTGCCGCCAAGTCCGCCGGTTTGTTGAAGTAA
- a CDS encoding phosphonate ABC transporter ATP-binding protein translates to MSFMLDDVGLTHSNGFTALSHISLYATQGESIALIGPSGAGKTSLLSTIGTAYLPTAGRMQVLGQTVSAQSAARELKALRSRIGTVHQAAPIPLRQRVVTAVLAGKLGQWPMWKALASLAYPQDIAGAREALARVQLDDKLFARCDQLSGGQLQRVGIARVLYQQAGLILADEPVSALDPALSQATVQLLVQEAATRKATLVASLHAVDLALANFGRIVGVRDGRLAFDLPAAQVGDTQLQALYAHADGRAADLPMLHNRLAQSDLVSAAPTPIQVNACR, encoded by the coding sequence ATGAGCTTCATGCTGGACGATGTGGGCCTGACCCACAGCAACGGCTTTACCGCCCTGTCCCATATTTCCTTGTACGCCACCCAGGGCGAGAGCATTGCGCTCATCGGCCCCTCCGGTGCCGGCAAGACTTCGCTGCTCAGCACCATAGGCACAGCCTACCTGCCCACGGCAGGTCGCATGCAGGTGCTGGGCCAGACCGTGTCTGCGCAATCCGCAGCCCGCGAACTCAAGGCCCTGCGCAGCCGCATCGGCACCGTGCACCAGGCCGCCCCCATTCCACTGCGTCAACGTGTGGTCACGGCCGTGCTGGCCGGCAAGCTCGGCCAGTGGCCGATGTGGAAGGCGCTGGCATCGCTGGCCTACCCGCAGGACATTGCGGGCGCCCGCGAAGCCCTGGCCCGCGTACAGCTTGACGACAAGCTGTTTGCACGCTGCGATCAGCTCTCTGGCGGCCAGTTGCAGCGCGTGGGCATTGCCCGCGTGCTCTACCAGCAGGCCGGCCTGATTCTGGCCGACGAGCCTGTATCCGCTCTGGACCCTGCGCTCTCGCAGGCCACGGTGCAATTGCTGGTTCAGGAAGCTGCCACGCGCAAGGCCACCCTGGTGGCCAGCCTGCATGCCGTCGATCTGGCTCTGGCCAACTTTGGCCGCATCGTCGGCGTGCGCGATGGCCGGCTGGCCTTTGACCTGCCAGCCGCGCAGGTCGGCGACACCCAGTTGCAAGCGCTCTATGCCCATGCCGATGGCAGAGCGGCCGACCTGCCCATGCTGCACAACCGCCTGGCTCAGAGCGACCTCGTCAGCGCCGCGCCCACTCCCATCCAGGTGAACGCATGCCGGTAG
- the phnE gene encoding phosphonate ABC transporter, permease protein PhnE, producing the protein MPVDMPDPARPSRHDPSARGRLSALILTLAVLWPMLQTSGFSLRPFFDVDNLKVIGGFLAQFLPPETNAEFLTYLGQATLETLAIATAGMALAFVIAVPMAYLSTGAARERVTLNPIARSVLTILRGIPELVWALVFVRVFGLGPAAGVLALGLTYGGMLAKVYAEILESTAPAPARALRASGAGRIQALLYGLLPQAATELTSYTVYRWECAIRASVVMGFVGAGGLGQLMDQAMKMLNGGEAASILLAFMLLVAAADLLSWWLRRTLDAAPAARPRPFGWRTGTFVLAACAALWASLRLLDIDFSALFTADAAASMGDFVRGFFPPDLSQPWLLKVLQGIWETLAISIVGTLLAAIAGLLLALPRWRAPWNVLLNVLRSVPELVWATITALAVGLGPFAGALALSLHTTGVLGRLFAEALQNTPAAPANALKLSGSNRLLAFCYGTLPGAAPQLLAYTLYRWEMNIRMAAILGFVGAGGLGQLLYFELSLFHYAQASTVIIAMLLLSIAVDWSSAALRRAMR; encoded by the coding sequence ATGCCGGTAGACATGCCCGATCCAGCCCGGCCATCACGCCATGACCCCTCCGCTCGCGGCCGCCTGAGCGCTCTGATCCTGACGCTGGCCGTGCTCTGGCCCATGCTGCAGACCTCGGGCTTTTCGCTCAGGCCGTTTTTCGATGTAGACAATCTCAAAGTCATCGGCGGCTTTCTCGCGCAGTTTCTGCCGCCCGAAACCAATGCAGAGTTCCTGACCTACCTGGGTCAGGCCACGCTGGAGACCCTGGCCATCGCCACGGCCGGTATGGCGCTGGCCTTCGTGATTGCCGTACCCATGGCCTATCTGTCCACGGGCGCGGCGCGCGAGAGGGTCACGCTCAACCCCATCGCCCGCAGCGTGCTCACCATCCTGCGCGGCATTCCCGAGCTGGTCTGGGCTCTGGTGTTTGTGCGCGTCTTCGGTCTGGGCCCCGCAGCCGGTGTGCTGGCCCTGGGCCTGACCTATGGCGGCATGCTGGCCAAGGTCTATGCTGAAATTCTCGAATCCACAGCCCCCGCTCCGGCCCGCGCCCTGCGTGCCAGCGGCGCCGGCCGTATCCAGGCCCTGCTCTACGGCCTGCTGCCGCAGGCGGCCACGGAGCTGACGTCCTACACCGTCTACCGCTGGGAATGCGCGATCCGTGCCTCGGTGGTCATGGGCTTTGTCGGGGCGGGAGGCCTGGGCCAGCTCATGGATCAGGCCATGAAGATGCTCAACGGCGGCGAAGCCGCCAGCATTTTGCTGGCCTTCATGCTGCTGGTGGCAGCGGCCGATCTGCTTTCCTGGTGGCTGCGTCGCACGCTCGACGCTGCGCCTGCGGCGCGCCCCCGGCCCTTCGGCTGGCGAACCGGCACATTTGTGCTGGCTGCCTGTGCGGCCCTGTGGGCCAGCCTGCGGCTTCTGGATATTGATTTCTCGGCGCTGTTCACGGCAGATGCCGCCGCCAGCATGGGCGACTTTGTACGCGGTTTTTTCCCGCCCGATCTAAGCCAGCCCTGGCTGCTCAAGGTGCTGCAAGGCATCTGGGAGACTCTGGCCATCTCCATCGTCGGCACCTTGCTGGCCGCGATCGCTGGCCTGCTGCTGGCCCTGCCGCGCTGGCGTGCGCCATGGAATGTGCTGCTCAATGTGCTGCGCTCGGTGCCCGAACTGGTCTGGGCCACGATCACTGCGCTGGCCGTGGGCCTTGGCCCGTTTGCAGGTGCGCTGGCCCTGTCCCTGCATACCACCGGCGTGCTGGGCCGCCTGTTTGCCGAGGCCTTGCAGAATACTCCGGCAGCTCCCGCGAATGCGCTCAAGCTCAGCGGCAGCAATCGCCTGCTGGCATTTTGCTACGGCACCCTTCCTGGCGCTGCGCCGCAACTGCTGGCGTACACGCTGTACCGCTGGGAGATGAATATCCGCATGGCGGCGATTCTGGGCTTTGTAGGAGCAGGCGGGCTGGGCCAGCTGCTGTACTTCGAGCTTTCGCTGTTCCACTATGCCCAGGCCAGCACCGTGATCATCGCCATGCTCTTGCTGAGCATCGCCGTGGACTGGAGCAGCGCTGCCTTGCGCCGCGCCATGCGTTGA
- a CDS encoding Lrp/AsnC family transcriptional regulator, protein MDTLDKKILAALQANARASLQDIGAAVGLSASPCWARIKKMEEAGVIEGYTVRLNPQALGLADSVLVMVTLDSHSDNTLEKFGEVLATIPEVVEAHLVSGEYDYLLRIVVKDTRDYERLLREKLYKIKGIRHSQSSFVLRTLKKADLPLGV, encoded by the coding sequence ATGGATACTCTGGATAAAAAGATTCTTGCTGCATTGCAGGCTAACGCGCGTGCCAGTCTGCAAGACATTGGCGCAGCCGTGGGTCTGAGTGCGTCACCATGCTGGGCTCGCATCAAGAAGATGGAGGAGGCCGGCGTGATCGAGGGCTATACCGTGCGTCTGAACCCGCAGGCGCTGGGATTGGCCGATTCGGTTCTGGTCATGGTCACGCTGGACAGCCACTCGGACAACACGCTGGAAAAGTTCGGCGAGGTGCTGGCCACCATTCCCGAAGTGGTGGAAGCGCATCTGGTTTCGGGCGAGTACGACTATCTGCTGCGTATCGTTGTCAAGGACACGCGCGATTACGAGCGCCTGCTGCGCGAGAAGCTCTACAAGATCAAGGGCATACGCCATAGCCAGTCCAGCTTTGTGCTGCGCACGCTGAAAAAAGCCGATCTGCCTCTGGGGGTCTGA
- a CDS encoding cytochrome c, which translates to MKKILSILIALIVLGVVAALALIYVPFKPTPANEALAADWKAEAGRGEYVMRASDCMACHTAKGGEPMAGGRGIESPMGTIWSSNITPDKETGIGSWTLEQFRAAMVDGIGGHGQQLYPAMPYENYRFMKESDIRALFDYLQTEVKPVRNEVQATSLSFPFNMRFGIRAWNWLALSGDADFKPMAGDDQQIRGQYLVEGAGHCAACHSPRTAFMAQNGTRLLDSGFLAGGMVDDWSAPALRGKDSRVQQWTTEQVAAYLATGRNAHAVANGEMALVVEHSMQYMTDADLNAMAKFLKTMDGQAADAAPEKVATPGPRSTAVARADKAGEATAELLKSAAPDMSLGARLYLDNCAACHFVSGKGAPEIFPELQGNAMVVGKDASPLVSVILKGASSPATERRPMHLVMQGYADRLTDGEVAALASFLRKGWGNQASDVSESLVSKVRRHVQADAAPQRSL; encoded by the coding sequence ATGAAGAAAATCCTCAGCATTCTGATTGCGCTGATCGTTCTGGGCGTTGTGGCGGCGCTGGCGCTGATCTACGTCCCTTTCAAGCCCACGCCCGCGAATGAAGCGCTGGCTGCCGACTGGAAGGCAGAAGCCGGCCGCGGCGAATATGTCATGCGTGCCAGTGACTGCATGGCCTGTCATACTGCCAAGGGGGGTGAGCCCATGGCCGGCGGTCGCGGCATTGAAAGCCCCATGGGCACCATCTGGTCCTCCAACATCACGCCGGACAAGGAAACCGGTATCGGCAGCTGGACTCTGGAGCAGTTCCGTGCCGCAATGGTGGACGGCATCGGTGGTCATGGCCAGCAGCTGTACCCGGCCATGCCCTACGAGAACTATCGCTTCATGAAGGAAAGCGATATTCGCGCGCTGTTCGACTACCTCCAGACCGAGGTGAAGCCCGTCAGGAACGAGGTACAGGCCACCAGCCTGAGCTTCCCGTTCAATATGCGCTTCGGCATCCGTGCCTGGAACTGGCTTGCGCTGTCGGGTGATGCAGACTTCAAGCCCATGGCCGGTGACGATCAGCAGATTCGCGGTCAGTACCTGGTCGAGGGTGCAGGTCACTGTGCCGCCTGTCACAGCCCCCGCACTGCCTTCATGGCGCAGAACGGCACACGCCTGCTCGACTCCGGCTTCCTTGCCGGCGGCATGGTGGACGACTGGTCTGCTCCTGCACTGCGCGGCAAGGATTCGCGTGTTCAGCAATGGACGACCGAGCAGGTAGCCGCCTATCTGGCAACCGGCCGCAACGCCCATGCGGTGGCCAACGGAGAAATGGCGCTGGTGGTCGAGCACTCCATGCAGTACATGACCGATGCCGATTTGAACGCCATGGCCAAGTTCCTCAAGACCATGGACGGCCAGGCCGCAGATGCGGCCCCTGAAAAAGTGGCGACACCGGGTCCGCGCAGCACTGCGGTTGCCAGGGCTGATAAAGCTGGAGAAGCCACGGCGGAACTGCTGAAGTCCGCAGCGCCCGACATGTCTTTGGGTGCTCGCCTGTATCTCGACAACTGCGCAGCCTGCCACTTTGTCAGCGGCAAGGGTGCTCCCGAGATCTTCCCCGAGCTGCAAGGCAATGCCATGGTAGTGGGCAAGGATGCCAGCCCGCTGGTGTCGGTGATTCTCAAGGGCGCTTCCTCGCCCGCTACAGAGCGTCGTCCCATGCATCTGGTGATGCAGGGCTATGCCGACCGCCTGACCGACGGTGAAGTGGCTGCACTGGCCAGCTTCCTGCGCAAGGGCTGGGGCAACCAGGCTTCGGATGTGAGCGAAAGCCTGGTCAGCAAGGTGCGCAGGCACGTACAGGCCGATGCTGCTCCGCAGCGATCCCTGTAA
- a CDS encoding GMC family oxidoreductase, whose translation MARIEKKKDVVIVGLGWTGSIAGMELAAEGLEIVALERGGDQNTVPEFKYPNQIDELTYGVRLKNMQHPRQATVTVRRDDSEIALPYRSMGSFLPANGVGGAGTHWNGLLWRPQPEEIKLRSYVREKWGESIIPEGMNLMDYPVSYDELEPFFTRFDEVAGVSGKAGNIKGQIQAGGNPFEGWRSKEYPMPALPSTYDASKFEACARSMGLHPFPAPAGIASTSYVNPYGMQMAPCNFCGFCERFGCYQYSKSSPQTAVLDALKRKKNFSYRTHCEVLRVESSEDGKTSTGVTYFDSNTNEEVFQPADLVILSSFQLNNVHLLLVSGIGKPYDPKTDTGVTGKNYAYQMNGGVTLFFKEENFNPFIGHGSNGMCIDDYGINQNDFGKLGFIGGAYWRVGTMNGQPIRSMPLPKGTPGWGAGWKKGIGEWYGHSMSIGTHGSHMSYRNNHLDLDPTYKDPHGRPLMRMTFNWQDNDIRMTQYQKIKAEEVGNALKPDLLQSGFKNIGAKFDVRPYQTTHNTGGHIMSDKPTEGVVNRYCQAWDKHNVFVFGAGNFVQNTQYNPTGMVGGLAYWTLHAIRTMYLKNPRPLV comes from the coding sequence ATGGCACGCATTGAAAAGAAAAAAGACGTAGTCATCGTTGGCCTGGGCTGGACGGGCTCCATCGCCGGCATGGAGCTGGCGGCAGAGGGCCTGGAGATCGTGGCACTGGAGCGCGGCGGCGACCAGAACACGGTGCCTGAGTTCAAGTACCCCAACCAGATCGACGAGCTGACCTATGGCGTGCGCCTGAAGAACATGCAGCACCCGCGTCAGGCGACCGTGACGGTGCGTCGCGACGACAGCGAGATCGCTCTGCCTTACCGTTCGATGGGTTCCTTCCTGCCTGCGAATGGCGTGGGCGGTGCCGGCACGCACTGGAATGGTTTGCTGTGGCGCCCTCAGCCCGAGGAAATCAAGCTGCGCAGCTATGTGAGGGAAAAATGGGGCGAGTCCATCATTCCGGAAGGCATGAACCTGATGGATTACCCCGTCAGCTACGACGAGCTGGAGCCCTTCTTTACCCGGTTTGACGAAGTGGCAGGTGTATCGGGCAAGGCCGGCAATATCAAGGGCCAGATTCAGGCTGGCGGCAACCCGTTTGAAGGCTGGCGCTCGAAAGAGTACCCCATGCCTGCTCTTCCATCGACCTATGACGCCAGCAAGTTCGAAGCCTGTGCCAGGAGCATGGGCCTGCATCCCTTCCCGGCTCCTGCCGGCATTGCGTCCACGTCCTACGTGAACCCCTATGGCATGCAGATGGCTCCCTGCAACTTCTGCGGCTTCTGCGAGCGTTTTGGTTGCTACCAGTACTCCAAGTCCTCGCCCCAGACGGCGGTGCTGGATGCGCTCAAGCGCAAGAAGAATTTCTCCTATCGCACGCACTGCGAGGTTCTGCGAGTGGAAAGCTCGGAAGACGGCAAGACATCAACCGGCGTGACCTACTTTGACTCCAACACGAACGAAGAAGTGTTCCAGCCCGCTGACCTGGTGATTCTGTCGTCCTTTCAGCTCAACAACGTCCACCTGCTGCTGGTCTCAGGCATCGGCAAGCCTTACGATCCCAAGACCGACACCGGGGTGACAGGCAAGAACTACGCCTACCAGATGAATGGTGGCGTGACCCTGTTCTTCAAGGAGGAGAACTTCAATCCCTTCATCGGTCACGGCTCCAACGGCATGTGTATCGACGACTACGGCATCAACCAGAACGACTTCGGCAAGCTGGGCTTCATTGGCGGCGCCTACTGGCGCGTGGGCACCATGAATGGTCAGCCCATCCGTTCCATGCCGTTGCCCAAGGGCACGCCGGGCTGGGGCGCAGGCTGGAAGAAGGGCATTGGCGAGTGGTATGGCCATTCCATGTCGATCGGCACGCACGGCTCGCACATGTCCTACCGCAACAACCATCTTGATCTGGACCCCACCTACAAGGATCCGCATGGTCGTCCCTTGATGCGCATGACCTTCAACTGGCAGGACAACGACATCCGGATGACCCAGTACCAGAAGATCAAGGCCGAGGAGGTGGGCAACGCCTTGAAGCCGGATCTGCTGCAGTCAGGTTTCAAGAATATCGGTGCGAAGTTCGACGTGCGTCCCTACCAGACCACGCACAACACCGGTGGTCACATCATGTCCGACAAGCCCACGGAAGGCGTGGTGAATCGCTATTGCCAGGCCTGGGACAAGCACAACGTGTTCGTCTTCGGTGCCGGCAACTTCGTGCAGAACACCCAGTACAACCCCACCGGCATGGTCGGCGGCCTGGCGTACTGGACGCTGCATGCGATCCGCACCATGTATCTGAAAAACCCACGTCCGCTGGTCTGA
- a CDS encoding gluconate 2-dehydrogenase subunit 3 family protein, giving the protein MSNFSPPSRRSFLFASGAGVALAGTAVAMHANSKEPALKLDAYRPEYFNADEWAFVLAATARLIPSEGDGPGAIEAHVPVFIDRQLKGYYGNAEIWYMEGPHDPVATPDRGWQSPLNPAQLYRKAIPAFNAACTERFGKEFKSLATEQQDEALTALQKGEIKLDPELSLFFATLLANTKEGYFADPVHGGNHGMQSWKYIGFPGARASYMEWVDQHNKKYPLGPVSIKGERA; this is encoded by the coding sequence ATGTCCAACTTTTCCCCACCAAGCCGCAGATCCTTTCTGTTCGCCTCCGGTGCTGGCGTCGCACTGGCTGGAACGGCCGTGGCAATGCATGCCAACTCCAAGGAGCCTGCGCTCAAACTGGATGCATACAGGCCCGAGTACTTCAATGCGGACGAGTGGGCCTTTGTTCTGGCGGCAACAGCTCGCCTGATCCCTTCAGAAGGGGATGGACCTGGAGCGATCGAAGCTCATGTGCCGGTGTTCATCGATCGCCAGCTCAAGGGCTACTACGGCAATGCCGAGATCTGGTACATGGAAGGCCCGCACGACCCGGTCGCCACACCCGACCGGGGCTGGCAATCGCCTCTGAACCCTGCGCAGCTCTATCGCAAGGCCATTCCCGCCTTCAATGCGGCTTGCACGGAGCGCTTTGGCAAGGAGTTCAAAAGCCTTGCCACAGAGCAGCAGGACGAAGCTCTGACCGCGCTGCAAAAGGGCGAGATCAAGCTAGACCCTGAACTGAGTCTTTTCTTTGCCACCTTGTTGGCCAATACCAAGGAAGGCTATTTCGCCGACCCCGTGCATGGCGGCAATCACGGCATGCAGTCCTGGAAATACATCGGCTTCCCAGGCGCTCGAGCGAGCTATATGGAGTGGGTGGATCAACACAACAAGAAGTACCCATTGGGACCGGTTTCCATCAAGGGTGAAAGGGCCTGA